GCGATGAAGGATGCCAAAAGCGCAATCGTAACCGGTGCAGGTCTAATCGGTATTGAGATTGCATTTGCTCTCAAAAAACAGGGTTTGGATGTAATATTGAGTGAAATGCTTCCACAAATTGTTCCAAGATCCCTTGACAAGGACATGTCCGACATTTTGGTAAAATACCTTGAAATGGAAGGAATCAAGGTTGTTTTAGGAAAACCAATCACCAAACTCATTGGTGACGGCAAGGTTGAAAGGGCATGCTTCGGGGATGAAGAGGTATATGACGCTGACATGGTCATCATGGCAACAGGTGTACGTGCAGAACTTGACCTGGCCCAAATGGCAGGTTGTGAAATCGGAAGATGGGCAATACTTGTAAACGACAGGATGGAAACTTCAGTAGAGGACATCTATGCTGTTGGAGACTGTGTAGAGTCAAAAGACCTTATCTTAGGTTCAAATACCATTTCCCAACTGGGAACTACTGCGGTGCGTGAATCAAAAACCTTGGCCCGTACAATCTGCGGCAAGAAATCCAAGTTCAATCCTGTATTGAATTCAATGGTTTCAAAAGTGGGAAAACTTGAATTCGGTGCTGTAGGATACACCACCAGTTTCGCTCAACAAAACCGTATCAGACCAGTTGTACAAAAGGTACAGGCTCTTACAAGAGCACGTTATTATCCAAATGCAAAACCTATGGATATCAAGGTTATATGTGATGGAAACGGAACCATTATCGGTTGTCAAATCATAGCAGAGGAAAGAGTGGCGGAAAGAATCGATACAATGACATTGGCAATTACAGAAGGTTTGACCTGCTTTGATTTAAGCAATATGGAATTTGCTTATGCGCCACCGGTATCAATGGTTACAGATCCATTAATACTTGCAGTTGAAGAAGTAAGTAAAAAATTCAGTTAAAATTATAAAGGAGGAGAGTATTTATGCCGGAACATGGACACGGACATGGGCATCATGGTCACGGGGGGCAGATGACTCCTGAACAGCAAATGCAAATGATGCAACAGGAAATAAGATTAGCTAAAAACTTAAGTCAAATTAAACATAAAATCGTTGTAATGAGTGGAA
This region of uncultured Methanobrevibacter sp. genomic DNA includes:
- a CDS encoding FAD-dependent oxidoreductase gives rise to the protein MKVVIVGGGAGGISTASNIRKLDKDIEITVLTRDNKVAYSPCAIPYVLSGTIESFDDIIMRTPEDYKKKNIDVITEVEVTAVDSDKKTVTYEKGKKKTVLNYDKLVLATGGNPFVPPMQGVDLDGVFRIRNIDDGIKVQEAMKDAKSAIVTGAGLIGIEIAFALKKQGLDVILSEMLPQIVPRSLDKDMSDILVKYLEMEGIKVVLGKPITKLIGDGKVERACFGDEEVYDADMVIMATGVRAELDLAQMAGCEIGRWAILVNDRMETSVEDIYAVGDCVESKDLILGSNTISQLGTTAVRESKTLARTICGKKSKFNPVLNSMVSKVGKLEFGAVGYTTSFAQQNRIRPVVQKVQALTRARYYPNAKPMDIKVICDGNGTIIGCQIIAEERVAERIDTMTLAITEGLTCFDLSNMEFAYAPPVSMVTDPLILAVEEVSKKFS